In the genome of Neovison vison isolate M4711 chromosome 3, ASM_NN_V1, whole genome shotgun sequence, one region contains:
- the FZD7 gene encoding frizzled-7, with product MRGPGAAASRSPLGLCTLVLALLGALPAGAGAQPYHGEKGISVPDHGFCQPISIPLCTDIAYNQTILPNLLGHTNQEDAGLEVHQFYPLVKVQCSPELRFFLCSMYAPVCTVLDQAIPPCRSLCERARQGCEALMNKFGFQWPERLRCENFPVHGAGEICVGQNTSDGNAGPGGGPTAYPTAPYLPDLPYTALSPGAADGRGRSAFPFSCPRQLKVPPYLGYRFLGERDCGAPCEPGRANGLMYFKEEERRFARLWVGVWSVLCCASTLFTVLTYLVDMRRFSYPERPIIFLSGCYFMVAVAHVAGFLLEDRAVCVERFSDDGYRTVAQGTKKEGCTILFMVLYFFGMASSIWWVILSLTWFLAAGMKWGHEAIEANSQYFHLAAWAVPAVKTITILAMGQVDGDLLSGVCYVGLSSVDALRGFVLAPLFVYLFIGTSFLLAGFVSLFRIRTIMKHDGTKTEKLEKLMVRIGVFSVLYTVPATIVLACYFYEQAFREHWERTWLMQTCKSYAVPCPPGHFPPMSPDFTVFMIKYLMTMIVGITTGFWIWSGKTLQSWRRFYHRLSHSSKGETAV from the coding sequence ATGCGGGGCCCCGGCGCGGCCGCGTCGCGCTCGCCCCTGGGCCTGTGCACCCTGGTGCTTGCGCTGTTGGGCGCGCTGCCCGCCGGCGCCGGGGCGCAGCCTTACCACGGCGAGAAGGGCATCTCAGTGCCGGACCACGGCTTCTGCCAACCCATCTCCATCCCGCTGTGCACGGACATTGCCTACAACCAGACCATCCTGCCCAACCTGCTAGGCCACACGAATCAAGAGGACGCGGGCCTCGAGGTGCACCAGTTCTACCCGCTGGTGAAGGTGCAGTGTTCTCCCGAACTGCGCTTCTTCCTGTGCTCCATGTACGCACCCGTGTGCACGGTGCTGGATCAGGCCATCCCGCCGTGCCGCTCTCTGTGCGAGCGTGCCCGCCAGGGCTGTGAAGCGCTCATGAACAAGTTCGGCTTCCAGTGGCCCGAGCGGCTGCGCTGCGAGAACTTCCCGGTGCATGGCGCCGGCGAGATCTGCGTGGGCCAGAACACGTCCGACGGCAACGCGGGCCCGGGCGGCGGCCCCACAGCCTACCCCACCGCGCCCTATCTGCCGGACCTGCCCTACACCGCGCTGTCCCCGGGGGCAGCTGACGGCAGGGGCCGCTCTGCCTTCCCGTTCTCGTGTCCCCGCCAGCTCAAGGTGCCCCCCTACCTGGGCTACCGCTTCTTGGGCGAGCGCGACTGCGGCGCCCCGTGCGAGCCAGGCCGTGCCAACGGCCTTATGTACTTTAAGGAGGAGGAGAGGCGCTTTGCCCGTCTCTGGGTGGGCGTGTGGTCAGTGCTGTGCTGCGCCTCGACGCTCTTCACCGTGCTCACCTATTTAGTGGACATGCGGCGCTTCAGCTATCCGGAGCGGCCCATCATCTTTCTGTCGGGCTGCTACTTCATGGTGGCCGTGGCGCACGTGGCCGGCTTCCTGCTGGAGGACCGCGCGGTGTGCGTGGAGCGCTTCTCAGACGATGGCTACCGCACGGTGGCGCAGGGCACCAAAAAGGAGGGTTGCACCATCCTCTTCATGGTGCTGTACTTCTTCGGCATGGCCAGTTCCATCTGGTGGGTCATCCTGTCGCTCACTTGGTTCCTGGCAGCCGGCATGAAGTGGGGCCATGAGGCCATCGAAGCCAACTCGCAGTACTTCCACCTGGCCGCGTGGGCCGTGCCCGCTGTCAAGACCATCACCATCCTGGCCATGGGCCAGGTGGATGGGgacttgctcagtggggtgtgCTACGTGGGCCTGTCCAGCGTGGATGCGCTGCGGGGCTTCGTGCTGGCACCTCTGTTCGTCTACCTCTTCATTGGCACGTCCTTCCTGCTGGCCGGCTTCGTGTCGCTCTTCCGCATCCGCACCATCATGAAGCACGACGGCACCAAGACCGAGAAGCTGGAGAAGCTCATGGTGCGCATCGGCGTCTTCAGCGTGCTCTACACCGTGCCGGCCACCATCGTCCTGGCCTGCTACTTCTATGAGCAGGCCTTCCGCGAGCACTGGGAGCGCACCTGGCTCATGCAGACGTGCAAGAGCTACGCGGTGCCCTGCCCGCCTGGCCACTTCCCGCCCATGAGCCCCGACTTCACTGTCTTCATGATCAAGTACCTGATGACCATGATCGTGGGCATCACCACCGGCTTCTGGATCTGGTCCGGCAAGACTCTGCAGTCGTGGCGCCGCTTCTACCACAGACTCAGCCACAGCAGCAAGGGGGAGACTGCGGTATga